The Bacillus vallismortis genome window below encodes:
- a CDS encoding VOC family protein: MHHIELYVSDLEASRRFWGWFLTELGYREYQKWGSGISWKKDHFYLVIVQAKEPFLEPAYHRCRIGLNHLAFHAESKLQVDQMTEKLMRKGYRVLYRDRHPFAGGDGHYAVYCEDPDRMKVELVAPSG, encoded by the coding sequence GTGCACCATATTGAACTGTATGTCTCCGATTTGGAAGCGTCTCGGCGGTTTTGGGGATGGTTCTTAACAGAACTTGGCTATAGAGAGTATCAAAAATGGGGCTCAGGCATTAGCTGGAAGAAAGATCATTTTTATCTTGTGATTGTGCAGGCGAAAGAGCCATTTCTCGAGCCGGCATACCACAGATGCCGTATCGGGCTGAACCATCTCGCCTTTCATGCTGAATCCAAGCTTCAAGTTGACCAGATGACCGAAAAACTGATGAGAAAAGGCTATCGTGTGTTGTATCGGGACCGCCATCCTTTTGCCGGAGGAGACGGGCATTATGCCGTTTATTGCGAGGATCCGGACCGGATGAAGGTAGAGCTCGTTGCCCCAAGCGGTTAA
- the dsdA gene encoding D-serine ammonia-lyase, which translates to MSINQEALHVLLKDPFIQKLIDAEPVFWANSGKKESPLFHADEWESEIEGAENRLRRFAPYIAEVFPETKDAKGIIESPLFEMQHMKGKLEAAYQQPFPGRWLLKCDHELPISGSIKARGGIYEVLKHAEMLALQEGMLLENDDYRILQEERFAAFFSRYSIAVGSTGNLGLSIGIIGSTLGFRVTVHMSADAKQWKKDLLRQKGVTVMEYESDYSEAVKEGRRQAEQDSFCYFIDDEHSRQLFLGYAVAASRLKTQLDCMNIQPSLETPLFVYLPCGVGGGPGGVAFGLKLLYGDHVHVFFGEPTHSPCMLLGLYSGLHEKISVHDIGLDNRTAADGLAVGRPSGFVGKLIEPLLSGCYTVEDNTLYALLHMLAVSESKYLEPSALAGMFGAIQLFSTEEGRLYSQKHNMEHAVHVVWGTGGSMVPKEEMSAYNRIGADLLKK; encoded by the coding sequence ATGTCAATCAATCAAGAAGCCCTTCATGTTCTGCTCAAAGATCCGTTCATTCAGAAACTGATTGACGCAGAGCCTGTATTCTGGGCAAATTCCGGCAAGAAAGAGAGCCCGTTATTTCACGCAGATGAGTGGGAAAGCGAGATAGAGGGAGCGGAAAATAGGCTGCGGCGGTTTGCTCCTTACATTGCCGAGGTGTTTCCTGAGACGAAAGATGCCAAAGGAATAATCGAATCTCCGCTTTTTGAAATGCAGCATATGAAGGGAAAACTGGAAGCGGCGTATCAGCAGCCCTTTCCGGGAAGATGGCTTTTAAAGTGCGACCATGAACTTCCGATTTCAGGATCGATTAAAGCGCGGGGCGGGATTTATGAAGTATTGAAGCATGCTGAAATGCTGGCGCTTCAAGAAGGAATGCTTCTGGAAAACGATGATTACCGCATCTTACAGGAAGAGCGGTTTGCCGCGTTTTTCTCCCGCTATTCGATTGCTGTCGGTTCGACAGGAAACCTTGGATTAAGTATCGGCATCATCGGTTCGACACTCGGATTTCGCGTGACAGTGCATATGTCCGCTGATGCCAAGCAGTGGAAAAAGGATCTCCTTCGCCAAAAAGGTGTCACTGTCATGGAGTATGAATCAGATTACAGTGAAGCGGTGAAAGAAGGGAGACGGCAGGCGGAGCAAGATTCATTTTGTTATTTTATTGATGATGAACATTCCCGTCAGCTGTTTTTAGGATATGCTGTTGCCGCCAGCCGATTAAAAACGCAGCTCGACTGTATGAATATACAGCCAAGTCTAGAGACACCGCTGTTTGTGTATCTGCCGTGCGGAGTCGGCGGAGGGCCGGGCGGTGTGGCATTTGGGCTGAAGCTTTTATACGGCGACCATGTCCATGTGTTTTTCGGAGAACCGACTCATTCACCGTGTATGCTGCTGGGGCTTTATTCCGGCCTCCACGAGAAGATTTCCGTCCATGATATCGGTCTGGATAATCGGACTGCTGCTGACGGGCTTGCTGTAGGAAGGCCGTCAGGGTTTGTGGGCAAGCTGATTGAACCGCTGCTGAGCGGCTGTTATACCGTAGAGGACAATACGCTTTATGCCTTGCTTCATATGCTGGCTGTATCTGAAAGTAAATATTTAGAGCCCTCTGCTCTTGCCGGCATGTTCGGGGCCATTCAGCTTTTTTCGACAGAAGAAGGAAGGCTATATAGTCAGAAGCATAACATGGAACATGCCGTACATGTCGTCTGGGGAACGGGAGGAAGCATGGTTCCAAAAGAAGAGATGTCCGCTTATAATCGAATCGGTGCGGATTTGCTGAAAAAATAA
- a CDS encoding DNA polymerase IV → MMKEKVIFLVDMQSFYASVEKAENPHLKNRPVIVSGDPERRGGVVLAACPLAKQKGVANASRLWEAQEKCPEAVVLRPRMQRYIDVSLQITAILEEYTDLVEPYSIDEQFMDITGSQKLFGTPDEIAKSIQGRIMREIGVYARVGIGPNKALAKIACDNFAKKNKNGIFTLTKESMKIEMWPLPVGSMFGVGRRMRHHLNRMGISTIGGLAAFPLDLLKKKWGINGHVLWMTANGIDYSPVSTSSLDGQKAIGHGMTLPRDYEHFDKEIKVVLLELSEEVCRRSRNAGAMGQTVSVSCRGADFDWPTGFNRQVKLAEPTNSTQDVYEAVCRLFLTFWDGKPVRRLGVNLSQLSSDDIWQLNLFQDDAKKMSLGYVMDGIKNRFGDTAIVRAASLTAAGQAFERAAKIGGHYK, encoded by the coding sequence ATGATGAAAGAAAAAGTGATTTTTCTCGTTGACATGCAATCGTTTTATGCATCTGTAGAGAAAGCGGAAAATCCACATTTGAAAAATAGGCCCGTCATTGTGTCGGGTGACCCTGAAAGAAGGGGAGGAGTCGTATTGGCTGCCTGCCCGCTGGCGAAACAAAAGGGGGTCGCAAATGCTTCCCGGCTGTGGGAGGCGCAGGAAAAGTGCCCTGAAGCCGTTGTGCTCCGGCCTCGTATGCAGCGGTATATTGATGTATCACTGCAAATCACGGCCATTTTAGAGGAATATACAGATCTTGTAGAGCCGTATTCCATCGATGAACAGTTCATGGACATTACAGGCAGCCAGAAGCTGTTTGGGACGCCGGATGAGATCGCAAAAAGCATTCAGGGCAGAATTATGCGGGAGATCGGCGTTTATGCGCGTGTCGGAATCGGCCCTAATAAAGCGCTGGCTAAAATCGCATGCGACAATTTTGCCAAAAAGAATAAGAACGGTATTTTTACCTTAACGAAAGAAAGTATGAAAATCGAAATGTGGCCGCTCCCGGTGGGCAGCATGTTTGGTGTAGGGAGGCGCATGAGGCATCATTTAAACCGAATGGGCATCAGCACGATCGGCGGGCTCGCGGCTTTTCCGCTCGATCTTTTAAAAAAGAAATGGGGCATTAACGGCCACGTGCTGTGGATGACGGCGAACGGGATCGACTATTCCCCTGTTTCAACTTCATCTCTGGACGGGCAAAAGGCCATCGGCCATGGAATGACGCTCCCGAGAGACTACGAACACTTTGACAAAGAAATTAAAGTCGTGCTGTTGGAGCTGAGTGAAGAAGTGTGCAGGCGAAGCCGAAACGCCGGGGCAATGGGACAGACGGTGTCAGTAAGCTGCCGGGGGGCTGATTTTGATTGGCCGACAGGCTTCAACCGGCAAGTGAAGTTGGCGGAGCCTACTAATTCCACGCAGGATGTATATGAGGCTGTGTGCCGGCTGTTTCTTACGTTTTGGGACGGGAAGCCTGTCCGCCGCCTGGGGGTCAATCTGTCTCAACTCTCATCTGATGACATATGGCAGCTCAATTTATTTCAGGATGATGCAAAGAAAATGAGCCTTGGCTATGTGATGGACGGCATTAAAAACCGGTTCGGCGACACAGCCATCGTCAGGGCGGCGTCACTGACAGCGGCAGGCCAGGCATTTGAACGTGCGGCTAAAATAGGAGGGCACTATAAATGA
- a CDS encoding YqzH family protein yields the protein MEKFVEKMLGQALRQYGRNVAIDPLSPYEKQSLKAALEERRNEEPDEDLHAHIEDIIYDYVTNQGLFS from the coding sequence ATGGAGAAATTTGTAGAGAAAATGCTGGGACAGGCGCTGCGTCAATACGGCCGAAATGTTGCCATAGATCCGTTAAGCCCGTATGAAAAACAAAGCCTGAAAGCAGCCTTGGAAGAGAGACGGAATGAAGAACCCGATGAAGATTTGCATGCGCATATAGAAGATATCATTTATGACTATGTCACCAACCAAGGACTGTTCTCTTAA
- a CDS encoding SDR family NAD(P)-dependent oxidoreductase: MKHIAGKRIWITGASGGLGERIAYLCAAEGAHVLLSARREERLIEIKRKITEEWSGQCEIFPLDVGSLEDIACVRGQIGSVDVLINNAGFGIFETVLDSTLDDMKAMFDVNVFGLIACTKAVLPHMLEQKKGHIINIASQAGKIATPKSSLYSATKHAVLGYSNALRMELAGTGIYVTTVNPGPIQTDFFSIADKGGEYAKNVSRWMLDPDDVAAHITAAIFTNKREINLPRFMNAGTKLYQLFPALVEKLAGRVLMKK, from the coding sequence ATGAAGCATATAGCGGGAAAGCGGATATGGATAACCGGCGCTTCAGGAGGGCTCGGTGAAAGAATCGCATACTTATGCGCGGCTGAAGGAGCCCATGTCCTGCTGTCGGCAAGACGTGAGGAGCGTTTGATAGAAATTAAAAGGAAGATAACCGAGGAATGGAGCGGGCAGTGTGAGATTTTCCCTCTGGATGTCGGCAGCCTGGAGGATATCGCCTGTGTCCGCGGTCAGATCGGCTCGGTTGATGTGCTGATTAACAATGCGGGCTTCGGTATATTTGAAACGGTCCTAGACTCGACGCTGGATGATATGAAAGCGATGTTTGATGTGAATGTCTTCGGCCTGATCGCCTGTACAAAAGCGGTGCTTCCGCATATGCTTGAGCAAAAAAAGGGCCATATCATCAATATCGCTTCTCAAGCGGGGAAAATTGCAACACCGAAGTCGAGCCTTTATTCCGCGACAAAACATGCCGTGCTCGGCTACTCAAACGCTTTGCGGATGGAGCTGGCGGGAACAGGCATTTATGTGACAACAGTTAATCCGGGACCGATTCAGACGGACTTTTTTTCCATTGCTGATAAAGGCGGGGAATACGCCAAAAATGTGAGCCGCTGGATGCTTGATCCTGATGACGTGGCAGCTCACATTACAGCTGCTATTTTCACGAACAAACGGGAGATCAATCTTCCGCGTTTCATGAATGCCGGCACCAAGCTGTATCAGCTGTTTCCAGCTCTGGTTGAAAAGCTGGCAGGACGCGTGCTTATGAAAAAATAA
- a CDS encoding MBL fold metallo-hydrolase, whose amino-acid sequence MTTADVMTIRVPTPFAVGDVIVYLVKGDALTLIDAGPNTKEAVRALQEQLAAVNVKMSDIEQVVLTHHHADHAGLLDAFSDEIEVIGHPFNEPYISRNQAFRDWQKCFFQKLLPELGVPFDTGKTEKLIRSAYAFSCTRSLTKTVREGMSVDGLGGWTVLEMPGHAESHIVLFHEKSGRMIGGDLLLANSSSNPILEAPKTGDIRSKPLVDYQRSLRRLSELDPTIVFPGHGETITNVQALIEKRFDKQRNRTEDVRRMLDEKPMTAFQVCQQLFPAVYEKDLFLTMSETAGHLDVLAAEESITSYWEGNTAYFRTMKR is encoded by the coding sequence ATGACAACTGCAGATGTTATGACGATCCGCGTCCCGACACCCTTTGCTGTGGGCGATGTTATCGTTTACCTCGTAAAAGGTGATGCGCTGACACTTATCGATGCCGGGCCGAATACAAAAGAGGCTGTTAGAGCCCTTCAAGAGCAGCTTGCCGCTGTAAATGTGAAAATGTCAGATATCGAGCAGGTTGTACTGACTCACCATCATGCTGATCATGCAGGCTTGCTTGATGCCTTTTCTGATGAAATCGAAGTGATTGGGCATCCGTTCAACGAACCTTATATCAGCCGAAATCAAGCTTTTAGGGATTGGCAAAAATGTTTTTTTCAAAAGCTTCTGCCTGAATTAGGCGTTCCGTTTGATACGGGAAAGACAGAAAAGCTGATTCGGTCAGCGTACGCGTTTTCCTGTACGAGATCCCTGACGAAAACAGTCAGAGAAGGGATGAGCGTTGATGGGCTTGGGGGCTGGACTGTTTTGGAGATGCCTGGACATGCTGAATCGCATATTGTTCTTTTCCATGAAAAAAGCGGTAGAATGATTGGCGGCGATCTTCTGCTGGCCAACAGCTCGTCTAATCCGATTCTGGAAGCGCCGAAAACGGGAGACATAAGATCAAAGCCTTTAGTTGATTATCAGCGGTCATTGCGAAGGCTGTCTGAACTTGATCCAACAATCGTGTTTCCCGGCCACGGCGAGACGATCACCAACGTACAGGCGCTGATAGAGAAGCGTTTTGACAAGCAGAGGAACAGGACGGAGGATGTGCGGCGCATGCTGGATGAAAAGCCGATGACCGCTTTTCAGGTCTGCCAGCAGCTTTTTCCTGCTGTGTATGAAAAGGACTTATTTTTAACGATGTCAGAAACGGCAGGGCATCTTGATGTGTTGGCGGCTGAAGAATCCATCACGTCATATTGGGAAGGAAATACTGCATATTTTAGAACAATGAAGAGGTGA
- a CDS encoding GNAT family N-acetyltransferase codes for MDIRTITSSDYEMVTSVMNEWWGGRPLKEKLPRLFFEHFQDTSFIASEHNSMTGFLIGFQSQSDPETAYIHFSGVHPDFRKMQIGKQLYDVFIEMVKQRGCTRVKCVTSPVNKVSIAYHTKLGFDIEKGTKTLNGISVFANYDGPGQDKVLFVKNI; via the coding sequence ATGGATATTCGAACAATCACGTCTTCAGATTATGAAATGGTAACGTCTGTAATGAATGAATGGTGGGGCGGCCGACCGCTGAAAGAAAAATTGCCGAGGCTATTTTTTGAGCATTTTCAGGACACAAGCTTTATTGCATCTGAACATAACAGCATGACAGGGTTTTTAATCGGGTTTCAATCGCAATCGGATCCTGAAACGGCATACATCCATTTTTCCGGTGTGCACCCTGATTTCAGAAAAATGCAAATTGGAAAACAATTATACGATGTCTTTATTGAAATGGTAAAACAAAGAGGATGCACCCGGGTCAAGTGCGTCACTTCACCGGTGAATAAGGTATCAATCGCGTATCACACAAAATTGGGCTTTGACATTGAAAAAGGAACCAAAACGCTAAATGGCATCTCAGTGTTTGCAAACTACGATGGCCCGGGCCAAGACAAGGTCCTGTTTGTCAAAAACATATGA
- a CDS encoding MFS transporter, giving the protein MKKWKDIHPISWTIIIGTIFGRMATSMSIPFLAIYLTAVQGTSASYAGLVIAASSSVGILASFYGGYISDKFGRKNMMLVSIFGWMLVFAGFAAASHLWVFFVVNALNGLCKSLFEPASKALLSDMTEEKTRLLVFNLRYAAINIGVVFGPILGLYFGSSQSTAPFLAPAVIYGLYGLVLVIQFKKHPSLSGSGQSRNMSVREAFMVTQKDLLFTIALVGITLCTFGYSQFSSTFPQYMAQNPLFGNGTKLYGLMLTLNAIVVLATQFPIVHFAKRFSPLCSLMLGNVMVSISMAIFTVSHGVSSLVLIVVTFTIGEVLLFSMMDLFVDQIAKPGLKGTYFGAIGFSQLGNVIGPWIGGICIDLFGAGRPIFIFSVLSGITLLGLPFLAFAYRQMKTGMTKHRPGLEKPL; this is encoded by the coding sequence ATGAAGAAATGGAAAGATATCCACCCCATCAGCTGGACAATTATAATCGGAACTATTTTCGGCAGGATGGCAACATCAATGAGCATTCCTTTTTTAGCGATTTATTTAACAGCCGTCCAAGGCACATCAGCTTCCTATGCAGGGCTGGTTATCGCTGCAAGTTCATCAGTCGGCATCCTCGCAAGCTTTTACGGCGGATATATCTCGGACAAATTCGGCAGAAAAAACATGATGCTAGTGTCCATTTTCGGCTGGATGCTGGTATTTGCAGGATTTGCGGCGGCATCTCATCTCTGGGTGTTTTTTGTGGTAAACGCATTAAACGGCCTTTGCAAATCACTATTTGAACCTGCTTCAAAGGCTTTGCTATCTGATATGACAGAAGAAAAAACGAGACTGCTTGTTTTTAATTTACGCTATGCAGCTATAAATATCGGCGTTGTCTTCGGACCGATACTAGGCCTGTATTTCGGCTCATCGCAATCGACCGCACCCTTTTTGGCGCCCGCAGTCATTTACGGACTATACGGACTCGTGCTTGTTATCCAATTTAAAAAGCATCCATCCTTATCAGGATCAGGCCAATCCCGAAATATGAGCGTGCGGGAAGCATTTATGGTGACGCAAAAGGATCTTCTTTTTACAATTGCTCTGGTCGGCATTACGCTATGCACCTTCGGCTACTCACAATTCAGTTCCACATTTCCGCAGTATATGGCGCAGAACCCCTTGTTTGGCAATGGAACGAAACTGTACGGGCTGATGCTGACATTAAACGCAATCGTTGTGCTGGCAACGCAATTTCCCATCGTCCATTTTGCAAAACGTTTTTCGCCGCTTTGCTCCTTGATGCTCGGTAATGTGATGGTGAGTATCAGCATGGCTATTTTCACCGTATCACACGGTGTTTCATCCCTTGTGCTGATTGTGGTCACATTTACAATCGGCGAAGTGCTTTTATTCTCTATGATGGATTTGTTTGTAGACCAAATTGCAAAACCCGGGTTAAAAGGCACTTATTTCGGGGCCATCGGTTTTTCACAGCTCGGAAACGTCATCGGCCCTTGGATCGGGGGTATATGTATAGACCTATTTGGCGCTGGCCGGCCGATTTTTATTTTTTCTGTTCTGAGCGGGATCACCCTGCTCGGCCTGCCATTTTTGGCGTTCGCCTATCGGCAGATGAAAACGGGAATGACAAAACACCGGCCAGGGCTGGAAAAGCCGCTTTAA
- a CDS encoding bifunctional GNAT family N-acetyltransferase/GrpB family protein, whose protein sequence is MIESLQHKKDNTAREIIAVQQPAYIKEAELIGFDGIPALQEKTKDIQASHEQFAGYRKDGKLIGVISYEKNMHHLTICRLVVHPGGFRKGIGRALLQFVIDQNKDAEKIEVVTAEKNTPAMSLYTQAGFQKAETVEAAEGLLLSVFYLYPKRKVEVVPYNEKWAELFSEEKERLKLVFGPEIIAVHHIGSTSIPNMAAKPIIDILIEVRRIEAVSQYDTQMKAIGYTPKGENGAAGRRYFQKGGNKRTHHLHMYEKGNPAIERHLLLRDYLRAHPAIANEYANLKKRLAAQHPDSINQYIQGKDDWIKAAEENAKRWKEGGNNADRNVVCYNSENDGNGGLTL, encoded by the coding sequence ATGATTGAATCTCTTCAACATAAGAAAGACAACACAGCGCGTGAGATTATTGCCGTACAGCAGCCCGCCTACATAAAAGAAGCGGAGCTTATCGGTTTTGACGGTATCCCCGCCTTACAAGAGAAGACGAAGGATATTCAAGCATCCCATGAACAGTTTGCGGGATATCGGAAAGACGGCAAACTGATAGGTGTCATTTCATATGAGAAAAACATGCATCATCTCACCATTTGCAGGCTTGTCGTGCATCCCGGCGGTTTCAGAAAAGGGATTGGACGGGCACTTCTGCAATTTGTCATCGATCAAAACAAAGACGCTGAGAAAATCGAAGTAGTCACAGCTGAGAAAAATACACCGGCCATGTCGCTCTATACACAGGCGGGATTTCAAAAGGCAGAAACTGTCGAAGCGGCGGAGGGTCTTTTGCTGTCTGTCTTTTATTTGTATCCGAAAAGAAAAGTTGAAGTCGTTCCCTACAATGAAAAATGGGCGGAACTTTTCAGTGAAGAAAAAGAACGGCTGAAGCTTGTGTTCGGACCGGAGATCATCGCTGTTCATCATATCGGAAGCACATCGATCCCGAACATGGCGGCAAAGCCAATCATTGATATTCTGATTGAAGTAAGAAGAATTGAAGCTGTGAGCCAATATGATACACAAATGAAGGCAATCGGCTACACACCGAAAGGAGAAAATGGCGCAGCGGGCAGGCGTTACTTCCAAAAGGGCGGTAATAAACGCACTCATCATCTCCATATGTACGAAAAGGGAAACCCTGCTATTGAAAGGCATCTGCTATTGAGAGATTATCTCAGAGCTCATCCAGCAATAGCGAACGAATACGCCAATCTCAAAAAACGACTGGCGGCCCAACATCCGGATAGTATCAATCAGTACATACAAGGGAAAGATGATTGGATTAAGGCTGCAGAAGAAAATGCGAAGCGGTGGAAGGAAGGCGGAAACAATGCGGATAGAAACGTTGTATGCTACAATAGCGAAAATGATGGAAACGGGGGACTCACCTTATGA
- a CDS encoding iron-sulfur cluster biosynthesis family protein translates to MNIHVTDAAKQALQQAFDANPRKKAQLRYDAEGCGCAVSGVPTIWLAEELTGQCEQLETNGIPLYIQSSQKVFFDDQMTIDYNEKAKTLALKSPAEMLSPRMSILVK, encoded by the coding sequence ATGAACATACACGTGACAGATGCAGCAAAACAAGCACTGCAGCAGGCGTTTGACGCCAACCCAAGGAAAAAAGCCCAGCTTCGTTACGATGCAGAAGGATGCGGCTGCGCGGTAAGCGGTGTACCGACAATCTGGCTGGCAGAAGAATTAACGGGACAGTGCGAGCAGCTGGAAACGAACGGCATCCCGCTTTATATCCAATCGTCGCAAAAAGTGTTTTTTGACGATCAAATGACGATCGATTACAATGAAAAAGCTAAAACACTGGCGCTGAAAAGTCCGGCTGAAATGCTCAGCCCCAGAATGAGCATATTAGTAAAGTAG
- a CDS encoding alpha/beta hydrolase: MKKILLAIGALLTAVIGIGVVFSNIILFIKKKTDEDIIKRETDDGHDVFESFERMEKTAFVIPSAYGYDIKGYHVAPHDTPNTIIICHGVTMNILNSLKYMHLFLDFGWNVVVYDHRRHGQSGGKTTGYGFYEKDDLSEVVNWVKNKTGHRGLIGIHGESMGAATALLYAGEHCDDGADFYIADCPFARFDEQLAYRLKAEYRLPSWPLLPIADFFLKLRGGYRAREVSPLAVIDQIQNPVLFIHSKDDDYIPISSTERLFEKKPGPKALYIAENGEHAMSYTKNRDTYRKTVQTFLNKMKGSTTC; encoded by the coding sequence TTGAAGAAAATCCTTTTGGCCATTGGCGCTCTCTTAACCGCTGTTATCGGAATCGGAGTTGTTTTTTCGAATATCATTCTATTTATCAAGAAAAAGACAGATGAAGACATTATCAAAAGAGAGACAGACGACGGACATGATGTGTTTGAATCCTTTGAACGAATGGAGAAAACTGCTTTTGTGATACCATCGGCTTACGGATATGATATAAAAGGATACCATGTCGCTCCGCATGACACACCAAACACCATTATCATCTGCCACGGGGTGACGATGAATATATTGAATTCTCTTAAATATATGCATTTATTTCTCGATTTCGGCTGGAATGTAGTGGTTTATGACCATCGCCGTCACGGTCAAAGCGGCGGAAAGACGACTGGCTACGGGTTTTATGAAAAGGATGATCTCAGTGAGGTTGTTAATTGGGTCAAAAACAAAACAGGTCATCGCGGATTGATCGGCATTCACGGTGAATCAATGGGAGCTGCGACCGCCCTGCTTTACGCTGGTGAACACTGTGATGATGGGGCTGATTTTTATATTGCTGATTGTCCGTTCGCACGTTTTGATGAACAGCTTGCCTATCGGCTGAAAGCGGAATACAGGCTCCCGTCTTGGCCGCTGCTCCCCATCGCCGACTTCTTTTTGAAGCTGAGAGGCGGCTATCGGGCACGCGAAGTATCTCCGCTTGCTGTCATTGATCAAATCCAAAATCCGGTCCTCTTTATTCACAGTAAGGATGATGATTATATTCCGATTTCTTCAACCGAGCGGCTTTTTGAAAAGAAACCCGGACCGAAGGCACTGTATATTGCCGAGAACGGTGAACACGCCATGTCGTATACCAAAAACCGGGACACGTATCGAAAAACGGTGCAGACGTTTTTAAACAAAATGAAGGGTTCAACAACATGCTGA
- the coaA gene encoding type I pantothenate kinase encodes MKNKELNLHTLYTQHNRESWSGFGGHLSIAVSEEEAKAVEGLNDYLSVEEVETIYIPLVRLLHLHVKSAAERNKHVNVFLKHPHSAKIPFIIGIAGSVAVGKSTTARILQKLLSRLPDRPKVSLITTDGFLFPTAELKKKNMLSRKGFPESYDVKALLEFLNDLKSGKDRVKAPVYSHLTYDREEGVFEIVEQADIVIIEGINVLQSPTLEDDREDPRIFVSDFFDFSIYVDADESRIFTWYLERFRLLRETAFQNPDSYFHKFKDLSDQEADEMAASIWQSVNRPNLYENILPTKFRSDLILRKGDGHKVEEVLVRRV; translated from the coding sequence GTGAAAAATAAAGAGCTTAACTTACATACTTTATATACACAGCACAATCGCGAGTCTTGGTCTGGTTTTGGGGGACATTTGTCGATTGCTGTATCTGAAGAAGAGGCAAAAGCCGTGGAAGGGCTGAATGATTATTTATCTGTTGAAGAAGTGGAAACGATTTATATTCCGCTTGTTCGCCTGCTTCATTTGCATGTGAAGTCAGCCGCCGAGCGCAATAAGCATGTCAATGTTTTTTTGAAGCACCCTCATTCAGCCAAAATTCCGTTTATTATTGGCATCGCCGGCAGTGTGGCAGTCGGAAAAAGCACGACGGCGCGGATATTGCAGAAGCTGCTTTCGCGTTTGCCGGACCGCCCTAAAGTGAGCCTTATCACGACAGATGGTTTTTTATTTCCTACAGCCGAGCTGAAAAAGAAAAATATGCTGTCACGAAAAGGGTTTCCCGAAAGCTATGACGTAAAGGCGTTGCTCGAATTTTTGAATGACTTAAAATCAGGAAAAGACAGAGTAAAGGCTCCGGTGTATTCCCATCTGACCTATGATCGCGAGGAAGGGGTGTTCGAGATTGTAGAACAGGCCGATATTGTGATTATCGAAGGCATTAATGTTCTTCAGTCGCCCACCTTGGAGGATGACCGGGAAGATCCGCGTATTTTTGTCTCCGATTTCTTTGATTTTTCGATTTATGTGGACGCGGACGAAAGCCGGATTTTCACATGGTATTTAGAGCGTTTTCGTCTGCTTCGGGAAACGGCTTTTCAAAATCCCGATTCTTATTTTCATAAATTTAAAGACTTGTCTGATCAGGAGGCTGACGAGATGGCAGCTTCGATTTGGCAGAGTGTCAACCGGCCTAATTTATATGAAAATATCTTGCCGACTAAATTCAGGTCCGATCTCATTTTGCGTAAGGGGGACGGGCATAAGGTGGAAGAAGTGCTGGTAAGGCGGGTGTAA
- a CDS encoding YqkC family protein, with the protein MEQKLKSMKNTAQNKTWVSFLNQNHPYTLLHWSIGGAESIKKDVWLLQDEMTFETQEFTTIDLAIEWIRENMDGITDVL; encoded by the coding sequence GTGGAACAAAAGCTGAAGTCAATGAAGAACACAGCACAGAATAAAACGTGGGTATCCTTCCTAAACCAAAACCATCCCTATACCTTGCTCCATTGGTCAATTGGAGGAGCAGAGTCTATCAAGAAAGATGTTTGGCTATTGCAGGATGAAATGACATTCGAAACACAAGAGTTCACAACAATAGATCTTGCGATTGAATGGATCAGAGAAAATATGGATGGCATTACCGACGTTTTATGA
- a CDS encoding YolD-like family protein — translation MNDHLKRGNLLWEGSRMFLPEHKQSLLERKRHKQKLQKPILDPDKLEEMNQTLCAAMEFAQDITVSCFQDGEIVRCTGKICRYEEFEKTVWVKGDEDQLYKLKLDQVLDIVL, via the coding sequence ATGAACGACCATTTAAAAAGAGGCAACCTGCTGTGGGAAGGGAGCAGGATGTTTCTGCCGGAACATAAACAAAGCCTGCTTGAGAGAAAGCGTCATAAACAGAAGCTGCAAAAGCCGATCCTTGATCCCGATAAGCTGGAGGAAATGAATCAAACGCTTTGCGCCGCGATGGAGTTTGCTCAGGATATTACTGTCAGCTGCTTTCAGGACGGTGAAATTGTCCGCTGCACCGGGAAAATCTGCCGGTATGAAGAGTTTGAAAAAACAGTATGGGTAAAAGGAGACGAGGATCAGCTTTATAAGCTGAAACTTGATCAGGTGCTTGATATTGTGCTGTAA